taaaacccaggattggtgcaaactaaactgaaatgtaCCTGGCCAGCCAGTTAATTACTtaaggcagtggttctcaaacctgttcTGGAGTACCCTGAGCCAGGCGGTCCCATAGTTTAGGCTGCTCACAGAGAGCCTGCGATGAGCCCAAAGCTGTGGGCCTCCCCTGGGAAAGCCCGCACTGGGCCTGTTTAGGTTTGGTGTGGGCTGGCCCTACTGTGCCCGCAAAAAGCCAGCATGGGCCCACAAAGACATGTTTGCAGGGAATGGTTAATTATTATCGCCACCTACAGAGAGATCTTTAGggaataatatgaaaataaagccTCGTGGAAATAATAGTGACAAGCTTTTTAATATatgatgaataaaaactatatatcaaATAACTACAATGTTAAATAAACACACAGAGAAATTAAGAAGTCAGACAATAAACATCCAGCGTGCAAAAGATTCACATCTACCAACCCACCTACCCTTGTACAAACAGAGAGTGAGAAATTAGTGAGTTATGACTGTACACATTACTGGAAAAACTTCTGGCTAAAATGATGAATAGTTACACAGCAGTACACACTACATAGAAAACTCCAGCCATCTACTGACCAAAGACACCAGGTTAGATGCCATATTGGATTTGACGTGGATGGAAATGAGGGATAGATTTGCAGTCCTGGCATATAATGGtgtcttttttaatttacaaacttTTTTATGGAGTTTTTGTCTACAGAAATTTTTTTCAGGAAGAATTCTTATCAGCTGAACAATTGGTTGAATGCACTGTACTTCAGTCTCTCATAGCCTCATTTTCATTCTTGTCCTGAAATACTACCCTAAATAATACCACAACAAAAGGTCTATAGCTTTCATATAATGATTTTGCCCAGGCATGTAGTCATGTAATTTGTTACACTGTTATTTTTCTGGGTTAAAAGTGACCCCCTACAGCCTAGCAGTTAGGGTATAAGGGTATATGAGTATaaggtctaaaaaaaaaacataacacttAACTCTTACTACTTCAGGGTGTTAATGTcacaacatttcattaaaaaagaagaaaaaaaacaaaacaagatgatAACAATCAATGTAACCAGCAAGAGGAAGACAATAAGAACAGTCCAGAATGTGTGACGAGTACCTGTGGAAGAAAAGCAGTGTTAATAATAGTACACACAGAAACAACACTCAGTGTTTTCAATGCTGAATCTCTGTCTACAGATACACTCCTAAAGTTACCGGTTTGAAAAGGGGGGTTTGATGACATTAAAAAAACTACTCTTGGTTCCCCAAAAGttcttaaaataaactgaattgtttttgtgaagaacgtttaaaaaaaaaatgtaaaggaacTTTTTTCCAGTAACAATCCTTTAGTAGAATGGAAAGatcccatggatgttaaaggttctttgtggaaccatagatgccaaaataattaattattaattttaagagtgtacaaAAGAGTGACTTTGGTTTTACATTCTGAAATCAaacacaatttataaaataagaaaCACCCAAACCAACATTCAgggaaaaaatataaacaatataaccATTATTATATGAAGCATTTTATATGAATCAACAGACAAATGATGCGCACtgtcacttttttaattttttttttttttacttataaccCACCTGTAGATTTGACGATGAACACTTTGATGTCACTTCCCTGAGTGTTTGTGGCGTTGCACGTGTATTTTCCTGGACTGAGTGCTGAGGACTTGATCACTGAGGAACTGATGTTCAAGTTCAGATGATCTGATGACCATGTGTAGTCAGGAGCCGGGTTTGCCTTCACTGTACAATCTAGCATGACCTTATCATCTTTAATGATGGTCTCTGTTGAACTGGAGTGTCGTGGTTTATCTGATGAGGACAGAGATACATTTCTCAGCACAACTGCATCACGATGAGCAGCTGTTATTAACAGATCattaaaaatacaactgaaaacTTTTTATCTGGGTTCACGTGATTACAGTATACtaatatttgaatgcaaatcTCTGTCTGAAATATAACAGTTGCACATTCTTCACACTAGAAGGCCCTAAAgaaaatataaactgaattatatgGCTAGCTTAGCAGTAATAAACTTACAGTATACTTCAACATTAAGAGGTTCTGTTGAATTTATTTTAGGAGGAGGTTGAGGTCCTTCTGCTCCCAGATCCAGCTCTGCTTCACACCTGTATTGAGCTCCATCATCAGCTCTGTCTGGACGGATCAGGAGTGTGACAGTTTTATTTACTGGAGTCTCGATGGTGTCACTGAAGGTAGTTTGATTCAGCAGAGTCTGATTTTTGTACCATTTGACAGTGAGATACTGAACAGGAGCCACACCATGAACGTCACACTGGAGCTCATACTGCTGTCCCTCTTTCATTGGTTCTGTGTGAATCACAGTGCTGATGGACACACTGTCTGGAGTCTCTGTGGAGGAAGATTTACACACTCTGAAATCTGCTGTGATGAATGTACATGTATTAGATATTTTTGAGAATGAACAGTAACAATATCAGTAACAGAGAAACTCACTGTAAACAGTGACTGGGAGCTCTATTTGACACTGTGCACCTTTGTTTGGATTTATGTAGCAGTATGGATTTATGTCCCATTCTGTCAGTTCTGACACTCTCCATGTGATCAGACTCTGGTTTCTGGTCATAGGCACTAGTCTCTCACTGGCTTCCCATCCTATCCCTTTATGTGCGACTGAAGTGTTACAGGTAACTGCAACAGAACCGCCGTATCTCACAACAACTCTCTGTGGGTTGAGCTGAAGAGGACATTCATCTTGTGCACCTGTTAAACACATTGAGAAggattttaattaaacaaagctCACAAATCTTACATCTTttcaaacatttaatattttctaaaatgttaataaaatcatAAAGTATCTGTTTCACTACACAATTGTATAATCTATATACTATGAATTCACAGTATCTGCGTTTTATAATGCTATTATTATCAATCTTTTCAAAATATCTGTCATTTAATCCATTTGGTACttcaatacatttatatttatcaatTCTAGAGTTTTGTATTTTATAGAATTGGGCCATAGACATTTATTTAATAGCTTGATAAAAAACAAAAGTTGGCACACCATAGACTttagaaaaacaaaactaatattattgcactttacaCAAGGTAATGTTTCGAGCTAACAGGCTCTTTGTCAGAtgataaaaaaactatttcaatcATGCCTTTAAGTGATTAATCAAGAATCACATGaacttagaagaaaaaaaaaaaaaaaaaaaaaaggatcttgaaatgaaaaatagaaaatattgtcAAATTCAAACATACAAAATTcctaataatatcaataataatacaatgaagCCTGCGAAATCatgccaaaaaaatacaaataagataaaaaaataaaaatctttaaaaacaaagacaaatactgaaatatttatttagtccTCTAGGGGCTTCAGGGAATTCTCTcatatcaaaaataaattattactctCACCCTCTACGCAGTGGATATTGGACTAATTCCtacattcatacattttgtaGGGTATTTTATTGAACTCATAAATTCTGTGACATTACCTAACTCTTCGTTTTTACCATGGATGTTGAATGTTTTTTCTTGACCAACTTTCTCTTAAAGTTGCTAGTGTGTCTGTTGGAATTGACTAAATTGGTACTGTCatacaattattttgtatttgcatcTGATTTCTAAAATGGCCCTTAGTTTtgcatcattttatatatatatatatatatatatatatatatatatatatatatatatatatatatcaacatcaATTTGTACACCATACAGattgtaaccttttttttttttttttttcaccctgaaACATATTTTGCTGTGGAAACAGTATATtgataatatgtttttttatggaaTGGTACTGAATCTGTTGTTAGAATTTTATAGGCTGGTTAATGATCACTGCAGGACATGAAAATCACATCTGAATTTCACAggataaaatgattttttcagaTGTCCTACATCAGGTCTTAAAACCAGCTTACATTGAAAACCTATTGAGCGTAACACATTGTTACATGTTACATCTTATCATCCTGAGTCATTAAAATCCTCTTTACCTATCGTTTGAGAGAGCAGCACAGAGGCAGAGACACACGTTTTGAACCACTGAGCATTATATCCAATCCTatacgattctgttgagcttatgaatgcaaggACCAAACCAGAGGCACTCAGATGAGTCACCAATGTAACACCGCTGTTTTGTCATGATGCGTGCTGGATGATTTAATTATTTGTctaattctctcatcagaaacaacaaagtcaAGATGTACGAATGTAAGTaagatattaatttcacagtgtgaacagctttaaatattattatggaaattttttgagagtgcttgaACTCGCTGGACCGAAGTTAAAattttctttgataatgtaaacattttttgctCTCTTTTTGTGTGCCTACAATGAAAGTGTTATAGGCTAATTAgtaatttacaatgtttttattaaatacaaaatcatattagtcgtattaaaacaattttatggtatgacacctatatttggttcttaagtaaaaagacaaaatttTTATGCAAAGTTAATAGACACAATTAGTAATAGAcacttttctacttttttttttagccaattACATATCAACTAGCAATCTATATAGGTGCAAAATTCATCtaatcacacacatacatagatacatacatacatacatatatatatgtatataacccTAAAGCCAGCTCTACCAGTATGCCATTTCATGAATAGCCTCACAACGTGAGTGTCAAAAAaccaaatgaaaataaagtgaactgtTATATTCAGTACTCTCTGGAAACAAAGACCATACAAGCAGAAATACTGGAATATTATGACCcttaaaaatgtttagaaaaaaacaCTGCATGTGGTTTATAACAGACTATAACCATGTGGTTTATAACAGACCATAACCATTTGAGCAGATTTAACCTCtccttcatatatttttttttttttttaaataaggttcCCTTTGGCAAGTTTGGATGTGGTTACCTTTAACAATTTGATTTTACCTATTAAACTTAAACTTCAAATATTATcatactgcaataaataaataattagaaataagaGATTGGCCTACTATTTAATCTAAAACAGCTATATGTTGCACTGCCCCTGTGGTATTTTGggtaaatgtgtgtaaaactaGTAAACTTTTAAAAACCCTCAATTCAGAACATCGTTGTGCGATCAGAAATCGATCATTTAAGTCTGGTGGCTCAGCAATTTGCGACTTTTTCACATTCAGTTTCTATGTAGCCTCGGAACAGAATTAGTCAAAGGTCCATGGCATGGAGGCGACATAATATTTTTGAGATGTGAGACTTTTTGGATTTACAGATAGCTCCTATAGGGGATTAAATGAAGATTTTGATATTCGTTGATTAATCTTGTAGCCCAAGTAGCCTATAAAGACATgtttgagatatttttttttattgtctgacGAAGAGCCTGTTAGCTCGAAATTACCTTGTCTGAacaatattaaattgttttgtatttatagaAGCCTGTCAGTATGTTCACatgcaacaaaaaacaaacatgtcaACTGAACAGAAAGAATGTTGCACCCCAAACACTGGTCCTACgataaataataaagttaaaatcATTTAGTCTCCAAATAAAGTAACCGCTAATATTTAGGAACatttca
The sequence above is drawn from the Carassius auratus strain Wakin chromosome 5, ASM336829v1, whole genome shotgun sequence genome and encodes:
- the si:ch211-66e2.3 gene encoding hemicentin-1 isoform X4 gives rise to the protein MFQHLIVYLFAVSQLVSLTGAQDECPLQLNPQRVVVRYGGSVAVTCNTSVAHKGIGWEASERLVPMTRNQSLITWRVSELTEWDINPYCYINPNKGAQCQIELPVTVYKTPDSVSISTVIHTEPMKEGQQYELQCDVHGVAPVQYLTVKWYKNQTLLNQTTFSDTIETPVNKTVTLLIRPDRADDGAQYRCEAELDLGAEGPQPPPKINSTEPLNVEVYYKPRHSSSTETIIKDDKVMLDCTVKANPAPDYTWSSDHLNLNISSSVIKSSALSPGKYTCNATNTQGSDIKVFIVKSTGTRHTFWTVLIVFLLLVTLIVIILFCFFSSFLMKCCDINTLK
- the si:ch211-66e2.3 gene encoding hemicentin-1 isoform X1, giving the protein MFQHLIVYLFAVSQLVSLTGAEDECPLQLNPQRVVVRYGGSVEVNCNTSVANKGMGWEASEGGMPMTKNQSLITWRVSELTEWDIKPVCYINPNKGAQCQVKLPVTVYKTPDSVSISTVNHTEPMKEGQQYELQCDVHDVAPVQYLTVKWYKGKTLMNETTFTDTDKTPDNKTVTLLIRPDRADDGAQYRCEAELDLGAEGPQPPPTYSSEPLNVEVYYKPQHSSSTETIIKDDKVMLDCTVKANPAPDYTWSSDHLKEKISSSVIKSSALSPGKYTCTTSNSLGRDSKVFILKSTGAQDECPLQLNPQRVVVRYGGSVAVTCNTSVAHKGIGWEASERLVPMTRNQSLITWRVSELTEWDINPYCYINPNKGAQCQIELPVTVYKTPDSVSISTVIHTEPMKEGQQYELQCDVHGVAPVQYLTVKWYKNQTLLNQTTFSDTIETPVNKTVTLLIRPDRADDGAQYRCEAELDLGAEGPQPPPKINSTEPLNVEVYYKPRHSSSTETIIKDDKVMLDCTVKANPAPDYTWSSDHLNLNISSSVIKSSALSPGKYTCNATNTQGSDIKVFIVKSTGTRHTFWTVLIVFLLLVTLIVIILFCFFSSFLMKCCDINTLK